One Verrucomicrobiia bacterium genomic region harbors:
- a CDS encoding dolichyl-phosphate beta-glucosyltransferase yields MSLVVPVYNEEKVLMGNISRLCSFLVATGYTFEIIIANNGSTDGTHQSALQLARRFREVRVMHLEQKGRGRALKEAWAKWSSSAANVLAYMDVDLSTDLEAFPALVDPLVEGGYDLAAGSRLLAPWRTERGLRREFISRAYNRLVKAAFRTRFSDAQCGFKAITATAAARLLPLVEDDGWFMDTELLVLAEKLGFRIFDLPVRWTESTDSRVKILSTAWQDLKGILRLLSNLANNRYRL; encoded by the coding sequence GTGAGTCTTGTTGTCCCCGTCTATAATGAGGAGAAGGTGTTGATGGGCAACATCAGCAGGCTGTGTTCGTTCTTGGTGGCCACAGGTTACACTTTCGAGATCATCATCGCCAACAACGGTTCGACGGACGGGACGCACCAGTCGGCGTTGCAGCTCGCCCGCCGGTTCCGGGAAGTACGGGTTATGCACCTGGAGCAGAAAGGTCGTGGCAGGGCCCTCAAGGAGGCCTGGGCCAAATGGAGCAGCAGCGCTGCCAACGTGCTGGCGTATATGGATGTTGATCTGTCCACCGATCTCGAAGCTTTTCCTGCTCTGGTTGACCCTCTCGTCGAGGGTGGGTACGATTTGGCCGCAGGTTCTCGCCTTCTGGCGCCTTGGCGGACAGAGCGCGGACTGAGGCGAGAGTTCATCTCGCGGGCCTACAACCGGCTGGTGAAAGCCGCCTTTCGCACTCGGTTTTCCGACGCCCAATGCGGCTTTAAGGCAATCACCGCTACTGCTGCGGCGCGATTACTGCCCCTCGTCGAGGATGACGGCTGGTTTATGGACACCGAATTGCTGGTGCTTGCGGAAAAGCTCGGCTTTCGCATCTTCGATCTGCCCGTGCGCTGGACTGAGAGCACCGACAGTCGGGTCAAGATCCTCAGCACGGCCTGGCAAGACCTCAAGGGGATCCTCCGGCTGCTGTCAAATCTCGCAAATAACAGATACCGGCTCTAA